The Cucumis melo cultivar AY chromosome 6, USDA_Cmelo_AY_1.0, whole genome shotgun sequence genome includes a region encoding these proteins:
- the LOC103484144 gene encoding ABC transporter C family member 10, translating to MEAIWDVFCGGYDCFDGSEKPCGFDYNFLSRSSSCLTQALIICFDSLLFILLVSNIVGKSMKRVHMSYQIRNGSGLLILSAIFNSCVGLVYLGLGIWTLVEKLRKDHTALPLQLWLSTSFHGLTWLLLSSIVSLWSKQLPRALLRLLSIAAFVFAGVVCVLSLFDVVSSKIVSAKMVLDVLSVLGSVLLLLCSFGCFSCQENEESINGNGLYTPLTGEANGSGKLDPVTPLAKAGLLSKISFWWMNPLMKTGKKKTLNIEDIPMMREADRAESCYLQFINQMNEHKRKGQSSQPSVFKVILLCHRRDILLSGFFALLKVLFLSAGPLLLNAFILVAQGQQSFKYEGLVLAVSLFFSKSIESISQRQWYFRTRLVGLKVRSLLSAAIYKKQLRLSSEAKLMHSSGEIMNYVTVDAYRIGEFSFWFHQTWTTSVQLCIALLILYKAVGIATIASLLVIILCVVGNTPIAKLQHKFQSKLMAAQDERLKTFTEALVNMKILKLYAWETHFKNVIEKLRKEEHRWLSAVQYRKGWNGILFWSSPVIVSVATFGACSFLKIPLHANNVFTFVSALRLVQEPVRSMGDVIAVIIQARVSFTRIVDFLESPELQSSSVPRKCVNMNGNYSIRISSASFSWEENSTRPTLRNINLEVKPGSKVAICGEVGSGKSTLLAAVLGEIPNLEGNIQVNGRIAYVSQTAWIQTGSIRDNILFGSEMDNWRYRETLEKCSLMKDLELLPYGDLTEIGERGVNLSGGQKQRIQLARALYQNADIYLLDDPFSAVDAHTATSLFNGYVMEALLGKTVLLVTHQVDFLPAFESVLLMSDGEILEAAAYDQLLAHSKQFQDLVNAHKETAGTERLADLSATKSLRTSSKEIKKSFTEKLSVVSDANQIIKQEEREVGDSGFKPYIQYLNQNKGFFFFSLDVLFQLAFVACGITQNSWMAMNVDNPNVSKSRLIIVYLLIGVTSTIFLASRALLTAFLGLQSSKSLFSQLLASLFRAPMSFYDSTPLGRILSRVSMDLSIVDLDVPFSLIFAVAATSNAYASLGVLAVITWQVLFISVPTIILAVCLQRYYFASAKELMRLNGTTKSMVANHLSESIAGAMTIRAFEEEDRFFKKNLEFVDGNASPFFHNFSANEWLIQRLEMLSAVVLASAAFCIVLLPTGSFSPGFIGMALSYGLSLNVSLVFSIQNQCNIANHIISVERLNQYMHLSSEAPEIIEANRPPSNWPSIGKVEIIDLKIRYRPNTPLVLHGISCTFEGGHKIGIVGRTGSGKSTLLSAIFRLVEPVGGKIVVDGIDICSIGLHDLRSRFGIIPQDPTLFKGTVRYNLDPLVQHSDDEIWEVLGKCQLRDAVEEREAGLDSLVVEDGSNWSMGQRQLFCLGRALLRRSRILVLDEATASIDNATDMILQKTIRSEFADCTVITVAHRIPTVMDCTMVLAISDGRIAEYDEPATLIKREGSLFGQLVKEYWSHSASAQLF from the exons ATGGAGGCGATATGGGATGTGTTCTGTGGAGGTTATGACTGTTTCGATGGTAGTGAGAAACCTTGTGGTTTTGACTACAACTTTCTTTCTCGTTCTTCTTCATGTTTAACTCAAGCTCTGATCATCTGTTTTGATTCTCTACTGTTCATCTTGCTTGTATCCAATATTGTGGGGAAGTCAATGAAAAGAGTTCACATGTCGTATCAAATTCGTAACGGTTCAGGTTTGCTGATTTTGTCTGCTATCTTCAATAGTTGTGTTGGATTGGTGTACCTTGGCTTAGGCATTTGGACTTTGGTGGAGAAGTTGAGGAAAGATCACACTGCTTTGCCTTTGCAGCTGTGGTTATCAACTTCCTTCCATGGCTTAACGTGGTTATTGTTGAGCTCTATTGTTAGCTTATGGAGTAAACAGCTTCCAAGAGCCTTGTTGCGCCTACTGTCCATTGCAGCATTCGTGTTTGCTGGGGTTGTTTGTGTTCTTTCACTTTTTGATGTTGTTTCGAGTAAAATAGTATCAGCAAAGATGGTTTTAGATGTTCTATCTGTTCTGGGATCAGTTCTATTATTGCTTTGCTCTTTTGGTTGTTTTAGCTGCCAAGAGAATGAGGAGAGTATCAATGGGAATGGACTTTACACCCCATTAACTGGTGAGGCCAACGGAAGTGGTAAGCTTGATCCTGTTACTCCATTAGCCAAAGCTGGATTGCTGAGTAAAATTTCATTTTGGTGGATGAATCCTTTAATGAAAACGGGAAAGAAGAAGACTCTCAACATTGAAGATATACCGATGATGCGGGAGGCAGATCGAGCAGAAAGTTGTTACTTACAGTTCATAAACCAAATGAATGAACATAAAAGAAAAGGCCAAAGTTCTCAACCATCAGTCTTCAAAGTCATCCTTTTATGCCATCGAAGGGATATATTATTGTCAGGATTTTTCGCTTTGTTGAAAGTACTCTTTCTCTCTGCTGGTCCTCTGCTTCTCAATGCCTTCATTTTGGTTGCTCAGGGACAGCAAAGTTTCAAATATGAAGGTCTTGTGCTTGCCGTTTCACTTTTCTTTTCGAAAAGTATTGAATCCATATCGCAAAGACAATGGTACTTCAGAACCAGGCTTGTTGGTCTTAAAGTTAGATCTTTGCTCTCAGCAGCTATTTATAAGAAGCAATTGCGATTGTCCAGTGAAGCTAAGTTGATGCACTCGAGTGGTGAAATCATGAACTACGTTACTGTAGACGCGTATAGAATTGGAGAATTCTCGTTTTGGTTCCACCAAACTTGGACTACGAGCGTTCAGCTATGTATTGCCCTTTTGATCCTCTATAAAGCAGTAGGAATAGCAACCATAGCCTCCCTTTTAGTGATAATTCTATGTGTAGTTGGGAATACTCCAATCGCCAAGCTACAACATAAGTTTCAGAGTAAATTGATGGCGGCACAAGATGAGAGACTGAAAACGTTTACGGAGGCTCTTGTAAACATGAAAATTTTGAAGCTATACGCTTGGGAAACCCATTTCAAGAACGTAATTGAGAAGTTAAGAAAGGAGGAGCACAGGTGGTTGTCAGCCGTGCAATATCGAAAAGGATGGAATGGCATTCTCTTTTGGTCATCTCCTGTTATTGTCTCTGTTGCAACCTTTGGGGCATGTAGTTTTTTGAAAATTCCACTGCATGCCAATAATGTGTTCACTTTTGTATCTGCATTGCGTCTTGTTCAAGAACCTGTGAGATCTATGGGTGATGTCATTGCGGTGATCATCCAAGCAAGGGTCTCTTTTACACGTATTGTTGACTTTCTGGAGTCACCTGAGCTGCAAAGTTCTAGTGTTCCTAGAAAGTGTGTGAATATGAATGGTAACTACTCCATTCGGATCAGTTCAGCATCTTTCTCGTGGGAAGAGAATTCGACGAGGCCTACTCTTCGTAATATAAATTTAGAGGTCAAGCCAGGTTCAAAGGTTGCAATATGTGGAGAAGTTGGCTCAGGAAAATCTACGCTTCTAGCAGCTGTTCTTGGTGAAATTCCAAATCTTGAGGGAAAT ATCCAAGTTAATGGAAGGATTGCTTATGTGTCTCAAACAGCATGGATCCAAACAGGGTCCATACGAGATAACATTTTATTTGGCTCTGAAATGGACAATTGGAGATATCGAGAAACACTTGAGAAGTGTTCATTGATGAAGGACCTTGAGTTACTTCCTTACGGTGATCTCACTGAGATTGGGGAAAGAGGAGTAAATCTCAGTGGTGGACAAAAGCAGAGGATTCAACTTGCACGTGCGCTTTATCAAAATGCTGATATATATCTGTTAGACGATCCATTTAGTGCTGTTGATGCTCATACTGCCACAAGTTTGTTCAAT GGATATGTTATGGAGGCGCTCTTGGGAAAAACTGTTCTTCTTGTGACTCATCAAGTTGATTTCTTACCTGCTTTTGAATCTGTCCTG CTGATGTCCGATGGGGAAATTCTTGAAGCAGCCGCTTACGATCAGCTGTTAGCACATAGCAAACAATTTCAGGACCTTGTCAATGCACACAAAGAGACTGCGGGTACTGAAAGGCTTGCAGATTTATCTGCTACCAAGAGTTTGAGAACATCTAGTAAAGAGATTAAGAAATCTTTTACTGAGAAACTGTCTGTAGTTTCCGATGCTAACCAGATAATTAAGCAGGAGGAGCGGGAAGTTGGAGACTCAGGATTCAAGCCTTATATTCAGTATCTGAATCAGAACAAagggttcttcttcttctccttagATGTTCTCTTCCAATTAGCATTCGTGGCATGTGGAATAACTCAAAACTCTTGGATGGCTATGAATGTTGACAATCCCAACGTCAGCAAGTCGCGCCTGATCATAGTTTACTTGTTGATTGGAGTTACTTCAACAATATTCCTGGCTTCAAGAGCTCTTTTAACAGCTTTTTTAGGTCTGCAATCTTCAAAATCATTGTTTTCTCAGCTACTAGCATCTCTTTTTCGCGCACCGATGTCCTTCTATGATTCCACACCTCTTGGAAGGATACTTAGTCGG GTCTCAATGGATCTTAGTATTGTGGATCTTGATGTCCCGTTTAGTTTAATATTTGCTGTGGCTGCAACCTCCAATGCCTATGCCAGTCTCGGAGTTTTAGCCGTAATCACGTGGCAAGTTCTATTCATCTCCGTACCTACAATCATTTTGGCAGTTTGCTTGCAG AGATACTATTTCGCTTCTGCTAAAGAACTCATGCGTCTTAATGGGACGACAAAGTCAATGGTAGCAAACCATTTGTCTGAATCCATAGCTGGAGCAATGACAATTCGAGCTTTTGAAGAGGAAGATAGATTCTTTAAGAAAAATCTTGAATTTGTTGATGGAAATGCCAGTCCTTTCTTTCACAATTTTTCAGCGAACGAGTGGCTGATACAACGGTTAGAAATGCTCAGTGCAGTAGTCTTAGCCTCCGCTGCATTTTGCATAGTATTGCTACCAACTGGAAGTTTCAGCCCTG GTTTCATTGGAATGGCACTCTCTTATGGCCTTTCATTAAATGTGTCCCTGGTCTTCTCCATTCAGAATCAATGTAATATAGCCAATCACATCATTTCTGTAGAAAGATTAAACCAATACATGCATTTATCAAGTGAGGCTCCTGAAATCATCGAAGCTAACCGTCCTCCAAGCAATTGGCCCTCTATCGGCAAAGTGGAGATAATCGACTTGAAG ATTCGGTATAGACCCAATACGCCCCTTGTTCTTCATGGTATTAGCTGCACATTTGAAGGCGGACACAAGATTGGTATTGTTGGTCGTACTGGCAGTGGTAAATCTACCCTTTTAAGTGCCATATTCCGCTTGGTTGAGCCAGTAGGGGGAAAGATTGTAGTTGACGGCATCGACATTTGTTCGATTGGACTTCATGACCTGCGTTCACGTTTCGGAATTATTCCTCAAGACCCAACCCTTTTTAAGGGAACTGTTAGATACAATTTGGATCCCTTAGTTCAGCATAGTGATGATGAAATATGGGAG GTACTCGGGAAGTGTCAACTAAGAGACGCTGTCGAAGAGCGGGAGGCAGGATTGGATTCCTTGG TTGTGGAAGATGGTTCAAACTGGAGCATGGGACAACGACAACTTTTCTGTTTAGGTCGTGCTCTTTTGAGGAGAAGTCGAATATTAGTGCTTGACGAAGCTACTGCATCAATTGACAATGCGACTGATATGATTCTACAGAAAACTATTCGATCTGAATTCGCCGACTGTACTGTGATTACAGTTGCTCACAGAATACCAACTGTTATGGATTGCACAATGGTGCTTGCTATAAGTGATG GGAGAATAGCAGAATACGATGAACCGGCTACGTTGATCAAAAGAGAAGGCTCCCTATTTGGACAGTTAGTGAAAGAATACTGGTCTCACTCAGCATCTGCACAATTATTTTGA